The window GCGGCGTAGCTCTGAGTTACAGCACTGGGATGGTTCCTCCACTTACTGTGTCCTGTGACTGCCCTGTGATCTCGGGTTGGAACCACAGGGTCAAACTGGAAATCTATGCCTTGTGCTTGTCTGGCACATAGAATGGCATGCCCGTGCTGTTACACAGGAACATTCAAGATTGTGCACAAAAATGAAACCCACGGTTATCCTTTTCTCCCAGTAACATGATGGCATCATGCTGAGCCTTCTCCTGGGGGTGTTGCTGAAGTGGGGCCTGCTGTTGGTTTGGCTTGCTCAGATTACCCTGGGCATCTGTGTGGGCTGAAGCAGAGCTCAAGGCTGCTATTTGTTACGCAGCATGATTCTCATTGTAGGGGGGGGGATTTGGGCAAACTATTCAGTAGCTCCTGTGAAGAGTAGCAGAGTTTCTTCTCTGTATTTGGTGGTCATGTTGGTTTGACTTCTTGGAATGTTGTTTGAGAGCCAGCTCAGAGGGAAAAGAGGGCACAGACAACATTTTAAAGGCATGACttcaagctgctgctgtttggtttgAAGGTGTGGGAGGGTTGCTTTGCAAGGCTTTGTTAACAGAGTACAAGTAACATCATCTGCTGAATTATGGAGGTCTGAAAATACAGTTGAAAAATAAGGTTGTGAACTCACTAATCTGCTGCCTTTGAGTATTAGAGAATGGGAAGTTAGCAGAGAACTGAATGGCAAACTGTATTATCGTGTCATTTTTCTGTCAGATTCCAAAAATTCAGCAGTGCAGATGGCAACTGGGCATTCCTGCCACTTGGTCTGTGGTTTTAATACAGTGTTTTGGCTTCCTGCAGCAcccagaaataaaagcagatcgGTCTTTTGTGCTATACAGACCGCCACCTGTTGTCAGAGACCCTGCCTTAGTGGAAGAATTCTTGGAGCGAGCAAAATTCATTGCAGATGATCTGGACTGGCTTCTGGCTTTGCCTCATGATAAGTTTTGGTGCCAGGTGAGGGTTGTTTTGTGGACACTGGAGAAAAAACATGAATGGTGTAGGTGCTTCCAAAAGCCACGCGTTTTAAATCGTCATCATAAAGACTTGCTTATGCTTATTACATTGTTTATCAAGAATTTGAATTACTGCACTGTAGAATGCAAagaaagtaatattttcttGTAGACTTGAATTTTAAGAGTTGGTGTGTGATGGATAGATAGACACTTAGCACTCTGAATTGTCTCGGTGTGCTTTTCAGTTCAACTGTGAGTGTGACCTATGAGTGTGTGGTGTtcccttctttccattttcttgccTTCTGTTGCACAAGGTAATATTTGATGAGACACTTCAGAAATGCCTGGATTCCTACCTGTGCTTTGCCCCTCGCAAGTTCGACGTGTTGTTGGATTGCCAGCCAGAGGTCAGTGACATGCAGAAGCGTCTTCACCGCGGCGTCTTTCTGACTTTCCTAAGGATGTCCACTCACAAGGAGTCCAAGGTGAATATTGCTTTGCCTTGCAGGCACTGCGGGCTGCATAGCTttggaaaaaaggcaatttgAGAAATTAATCACGTTTCTTATTCGCGTGCCCTAGCTGCATTCCTCTCTGGCTATTTTTATCAGTGTGTTGCTCTGAGTGGAGATGATAACCACTCAGAGCTGAAGCATCTGAACTATGCCATGATTTCTTAGGAGGGAGATCCAGGCAAACAACTGAGTAATAGCAGGTTAGAAACATGTGGTGCCACAATGCATCAGTGTGACTAGAGAAAAAGAGCAAGTTGGCCCTTGTGGCTGCGTGGAATATGGGCTTCTCAGGCCACCGGGAGCCAGGTTTTCACTCTCTCAATCCCACTTTACCTTGCAGTGCAGCCCTGTGTCATCTGTGCTAATACTTGTCTCTGCTTGAActttctctgtgttttggaTACACAGAAATTACTCCAGATTACTATTTTCTTGGCATCATAATTGAAAGGCATACTCATCCCTCATTGTGTGAGTGCAGCTCCCATGGGCAGCTGTGGAATTTTCGCAAGGCCTTTGGGCAGGATGAGGCACCCTGTGTTTTACCACTTGCTCCCTTGGTATCTTCCTTGGTTCAGTGTGTGTTACGTAGTGGTGGTGCCTTGATTATCACACTGGTGACTGTCAGGACGTTGAGGAGAGGTCTTGGAGTGGGAACTGGAGGACTGGGGAGGGAATGAAGTGAAAGGAATGCTGGAGCCTGCAGCTGGCACCGCTTCAGCAAAAGTACTCGACACCTCTATGGTGCCTTTCATTGCAGGGTCTGATTAAATCTTGCCACCCCAATGAGGCAGACAAGCATCTGAAACCATTTCATAGTTGAGTAATTTGAAGAGAATGAATAGTCTGTTGTCACGCAGGCAGTCAGCAGCAGTTCTAGAAATTGAACCTAGCCAGCATAAAGCCTGgtcctgctgctctgggaggGACAATGTGCGTTCTGCCTTTCACAGAGATTGAAAACATTTGCCATCCTAGGCAGATCTGCTGAAAACCACTGACACGAAAATTGCATTTCAGCTTGCTTGCTTCCTGCTGTCACAAACAATGGAATTTTTTGTCATCTatagttttaaaagaaattccttGAATATTATAAATGTCTTTTGGAAGCAGATTTTAGCAGTCAGGATACAGAGCTGCAATtcctgttgttttattttttcctgtttttagaCAGTGACACAATGTTTTTGATGCCTTCGTTCTTCTTTTCCAGGATACCAATAGCATCAGGGTGTGATTTCATGGGTACTTTTTCAGTGCCAGTTGAACTGTTCCTGTGCCTGGCTACTCATTGCTCCTCCTGAGCTGAGCCCTTTTTGTGCCAGTCCAGCTGTTTATTTGGCCAGTAGCGAGCCAGGTCTGGGAACTGAACCAACTGTAAACAGCCCTGTGTTTTAGCTTTAGCTGGATTGGTTCAGTTCAGGACACAACCTACCCCCATAAGCAGTGGTGCAAAGTCAGTGGTGTGGATGgagtggtgacagtgacagctGGGAGTGTGGGGGTAGAAGGGACTGCAAAAACTGATGTATGGCCAGTGCTGCCTCCTGTGAAACAGAACCTTTAGGGCACATTCAAGAGATGTATTACAATGACATTTGGTAAAAACTGCAGTTCTTGCTAAGTAATATCCAGATTGTTCTTTAAgtgtatgttttgtttctttgtaggATCACTTTATCACTCCCTCTGTCTTTGGAGAAATTATTTACAACAATTTCCTGTTCGACATCCCTAAGATACTGGATCTCTGTGTGCTTTTTGGAAAGGGAAATGGTCCCCTGCTCCAGAAGATGATTGGTTAGTTAAAGCCAAAGAACAGCCTGTTGCATTTTAGCTTTTTCTTACTGTGTGCAATACCCCACTTCTTGCCTGCCATTCTATATAATACTACTACGTTCTATATAATActactctggaaaaaaaacaactagaaCCCACAGTTTAGTAGCAGCTGTAGTTTCTAGTAGTTCAGTAGTCTGCAGTTTCTGGATcagatgacatttttcttcttttctcctccttatGAACTCCATTTATGCCAAGAAGTGCTTTGTGGCCGGCTGCATAGCTGTCATGAGCTGGACTCCAGATGCTAGGCATTGCTCAGGGCTCAGTTATTTCCTTGTGCCAGTTAGATAAGTCCTCAACCGCTGGGTAAGAGGATCGGGAGGGCTTTGCAAAACCTGCACGAGAATGAAAGGAGCAGTGAACTGCATTTCTGGGCAGAAAGGAAGTGGGGTTAGGAGGTGGGGCACAGTCCAAGTGTTCATGTGGATGCTTCCGTTCCCAGAGTTGGGAGCTGAGTGAAATGTGCAACAAGAAGTAATTACTGGTCTGTGAAGTGGGAGAACTTGAAATTTCAATGCAGACCTTGATAAAATAGTGCCTTCAAATTGCAAGGTGCTTCGGAGCGTTGCTCAAGCAGTGCTTATCCCAAGATATCTCTGCACAGTCACTCGCTGTGGCCAGTGCATGTTAAGCAGTGTCTCAGCCTTGGGGACACTGGAACCTGCATGAAGAAGAAGGCATGTTGGCTTAGCTTCTGTATTTGTCCCATGCTCCCTTCGCAAGGGAACTACCTCTGATCTTTAACATCCACCCGAGCACAAATGGAACAGTACCGACCTTGGATTAAGTGAGATCTTCCTAAATTCTAACCCAGTTTGTCTTCAGTTCCTGTAATGaaactttttcctctctttggtagttatttttgtctcttttccaaTTAGACTAGCATGAGAAGCAGTAGAGAGATCACATGACAGCCATATTTCCAGACCAGGAAAACTTAGAAGCTTACAATTTTTGAAtccctttgtctttttctgtaaCTTTCACTCTAAATCTAGCAGTCAGGCCTTGGAGGTAGGGAAGAAAGCATGACAAGGTGGATAGTTCCCTTTCAAATGTGAAGTTTAAATTATCTGTGtcttaaaatattctgaagaaaaccCAAGTGTGTGAAAGCTCATTTGAATTATCCATATCCTTTGGGGTGCAATGCAGTAACTCTGTATGCAGGTGACCAGCAATTTGTTCACCTGATTATTTGCTTTATGTTGTCAGCGTAATGATGGGAGCAGGTCTGCTGTGTAATTCATAAATTGGTAAACTTTAGGTTCTTCTCTGGGAATAAATTTTTCTGAGACCTGTCTCATAACTCTTAGCCCTGCTCTGTCCTTGCTGGAGAACTCTGTTAATTTTCACAGTCAGAACAGTAATTCACAGGAAAATAGGCAgcctctgtgcttccctgctcGGGATTTATGGCATGCCATTACTCAGTAGAGTATTTTGTAAAGATAATGAAGTCCTAGTAATGTAATAGCAGGTATTACTAAAGCCTCATTACCTTTAAGAAATATCCTACAGAATATTTTCCAGTGTATGCCGAACTGTTATCAGTAATTAAAAGTCAACTCCAGTTGTTAAATAAAAGAACTCGGAATGTTTCGAGATGGTATTTGCATTATTCATCCATTCAGCCTCAGGTGTGAATCATCTGCCATCTCGTTTGCTCTGCTCTGATGAGCATATTCCAGTCCTCTGGTTGCTGATGGGACGACTTTAGAGGAGCAGGCACTGTGTGTGAGCTTGTGCCCAACTCCTGATGTGGTTATTAACCATAGCTGGAGGGGGCGAGGGGTGTCAGCAATAAGAGTACATCTTCTGGTGTAAATTTGCTTGTTGACATGTCTGAACTAATGGGAAGTGGTCTTATTCccttttcagaaaatatcttCACTCAGCAGCCAAGTTACTTTGGTGACCTGGACGAAACTCTGCCCACTGTCCTCCAGGTACTGCTTTTCTGCTCAGGGCTTGGATTTCAGCTGGAAATGTGGCATAGcttggagggagggagggaaggagggagagagcaAATGTGGTCGTAGGCGAGCAGGATGTATTTGTTTTAGTTTATATCCTCTCTTACTTACGCTCGAGTGTGTCAGGTAGTTTTTGAACCTTTATCTAAAACTATGGCTTGATGACTAATTCCTGTTACCCCTCTTCAGCTTCTGGCATTCTCTTGCCAGTTAATCTCAAGGAATTTGTTAGGCTGTTTAAACAAGAAGTAACTATTCTTCTTATCTCCCCCTGAGTGGGGAAGCATTAAAActtcaaacaacaaaataatgaCTGTGAGAGGTAGCTAAGGCTTGATAGAGTGGAATGGGTTGGCATTAATGCTGCAGGTTCTTGGGAGCAAATGAAAATCTATTGGAAGGGCTGTGCCTTACAAAAGATATTTGGCATCTCTCTCTGtctcagctttcattttaataagCAATTTGTATATTCCCCAGACTTTGTAGGCAGGATTTGCATTTAACCTGAAAGGGAAATCAAAGTGCCTTGACAGCTTTGTACCCTGAAAATGTCATGTTTATGCCCTCAAAAAACTCACCTAAAATAGACAAAGGCAGAAAATCTCTTACCCGAAAACACCTATAATGACACCTGGCTTTTTGAAAGCCCacattctcctttctttgtgtATGTTAAACTGTTGGAGCTGGATTTCAGAGATGAtaccacattttaaaaatattctaggCTGCAAGGCTGGACGTTCAAAGGAATTACTGAGGAAGACAGCAAAGATTCCATTTGCTGTTTGTACTGTAGCACATCAGAACAGTTATTCTGCAGAACACTGGTTTCTTTACTGTGTGTTTTGGTAACCACTGCAGAGTAATAGCAGTGTATCTCACATGTACGGATGTAACAGTTCAAAAAATGCATCATCACTGATCCATTGAACTATTTACTTACCCTGCTGATGAAAGAAGTTGATAGCCCTGCAGGTCTGGGAGTGTTTGTGCCCAGTGGGACAGTAATATTAACCTCGGGTATGTAACTCTGGTACTTTTAGCCAGCTTCTCACATACCTGGGGGAGGAGGGTTTGACAAATCTCCAAAGCTACCAATGTAGAAAAtttcacagaatggttgaggttggaagggatttgcTTTTAACCCACACCAAAGGTTTTTAGTAATCTTGAACCCAGTTCTGTCAGCTTCTCCTGGAATTCTTCAATTATATCTAAGAGCCCCAGAATCTGTTCTGCTAACCTCAGAGGAGAGGGTGGGAGGGCTTTGGAACCACCTTATAAGCATGTGGTGGTGTTGACTTCTAAGTTGTCCCACTGCTCCCTTGCTAATAGGGCTCATCACATCCCAGGTGACCCCCAGTGTTGGCCTTGTTAGACCTTTTCTTGCATAGCTAGGGACGTGACGTGTGTTGTAGCTGCAGTCCCTGTCTCAAAGCCACTGACGTACACAGCTGCACTTGAACTGCTTGTAGCTCTCGTGGGGTTTCACAAGTGCTGTGGTCCTTCTGCTGTTACCTGCAAGAGTCTGTTGCAGCTTTCATCATAcaactctgtgctgctgtatgGAGATAGCCACGTGTTGCAAAGTTGGTCACAGAGGTGGTTGTTAGTAAGATAAGGCACATCCCAATGCTTTCCTCTGTGTGTTTCAACACTGTTCTGTTCTCTTGATCTAGGTGTTCAACAATATTTTGCATAAGTGTGGCTTGCAGTGTGAAGGAGCCTCTGCTGAGCCCCAGAAATTGGAAGAAAGAGTAAATGTGACCCCAGGGAACATGCCCCTCCAGGTAGAACCATTGCTCTGTGCACTGTTCTGTTTGTCATCCTGCAAACTGAATGCTCCGTGCAGCGTTGAGACCACAGAGGGTCATTCTGTTCCCAAACAGCTCATACAGCACATGTCATTGTTTCATTGCTTGGCATATGACTTGATGATAAAGCCTTTCCAACGTGAGtttcttgctttgctcttgTGCATTTCAAGCACATCCATTGTGTCACGTATCCTGCTGTCAAGAAAAAGATTTAACCTGAATCTGATGCATTCCGTCAGAGTGGATTATACTGTGTACTTAGGAAAGCTCGTGTGGTTTTTTCCTCTCACTGATTGTTCATTCTCTCTCAGGAGCTGAAGGATATTGTGCTGTACTTGTGTGACACTTGCACAACACTCTGGGCATTTCTTGATGTCTTCCCATTGGCTTGCCAGACCTTTCAAAAACACGAGTTTTGCTACAGGTACATCTTGGGCTGCTGACAGTTTATTTTGGTCAATTAGAAATACTGAGTGTTCAGCAGGATCTTGCCTCAGTGCCTTCATTGTTAATTGCTCAGATTTAATGCAACTGAAGAGTGCTAGATTCGGACTGATGGGAACATGCAGGCTCCTagtaaataaaacaagttaTTATAGAGATGTCTGCAGTTTCTGCTAAGTGTTTACCTTCATCATTGCCCATGAGCCAGTCAACCGTGGCAATTTCAAATCCCATTTGAACATTACTCAGTGTCCTttggaagggatggagagggacGAGCAGAAAAAGCTGCAGATGGAAAGAGTTTCTTGCCATAGGACttaaggaaggggaaggagaaggttTTTGAACTGATCCTCTGTCAGGTTTTAGAAGAAGTATTCTTGCTTGATGTTGGACCTAAGTTTTATGCTAGAGAATATCAGTGAGCTCTGGCAAAAGCTGAGCTCGTGGGAATGGATAACAAGGCAGCACTGCCACAGATGGGCTGACAGCTAATTCCCTGACCAGCTCTAGTTTGCAATGCAGTGAGGCAGGAGCCAGAATGGTCGCAAGGACCAGACAGCAGGGTGTTCCCACAGGCACTGCAAGTCCTTGAGTGATGCTTACCCAGCTTGCCCCAGGTGTTTCAAGCCGCAGGATTTTCTGGTAGAGACTTGCCACAACCTCTTTTGTGTAGCACCAACTGAGACGTTAATTTATTGTCCTTATTTCCCCTTCTTTATGTGTTTGTTAGTGCAGATGAACTcattttttactgttatttctgaCCACGTTGCAGACCTCTGAAGTCTTGCAGCTGCCCGTGGTTTATGGACCACAGGCTGagtaatgctgctgctccaggtTGTGTGGGTTTCTCTCCTCTTAGATGTCAAGTTGGTTATTGAGAGAAGAGCAGATTGGTGGACTGCTGGTGGCTGTTTCAATTGGCAAGCAGCACTGCTTACATGCTTGATTACTCAGAGCAGTAAAGccttttgcttttagttttgcTGTTGATGTCAGAGACATGCTAAAATATTCTTGATCTTTGCAATGGGTCAGCAGCAACATTTTTATGACTTCCAATATGGACTGCTTACTGGGTCTTTGGAGTGTGGGGAGGGAAGACTGACTTGCATGTCCTATTTTTGAAACCTCTCTGATTCCAAATCTGTTGGCACTTGGTCGTTTCTCTCATTGACTAAAAGTATCAACCAGCTTCTGTTACATTTGCCTCAAGGATGCTCATTTAACGTGTTTGCCTCTTAATATGTGACGTGGATGGAATGTTGCTgatggagcagctctgtgcaaagTAGAGTAACAGCTCATGAAGCAGTGCTGGATGTTATTTTGAGGCCAGTCTCAGCTGAGGATATTGTTGTGTGCAGCAGGAAGGTGCTTTTCAACTACATTGCTTTGCCTCCATCTTCAAAGATACCTTGATGGCTTCCTcaggctgctgctttttgtctgtTGTGTATTACCTTGCTTCAGTTTCATGgaacaaataacaaaacagaataatgcTAATGAGTATTGCAAGTGAGGAGAGCTTAATGAAATAAACCATTTGATTTGTATTCTAGCAAGTGATTTTGGAAACATCCATTGCCAGTTACTGTCGTGTTGCCCCTTTCTACAGGTTGGCATCGTTCTATGAGCTGGCAATTCCTGAGCTGGAGTCTGCAATTAAGAAGAGGCATTATGAAGATAACAGGTAAATATCTCTGAAGACTTGCCTTTTCAATCTGACTCTTGCAGGGCTTAGTTAAAAATGCACTTCATGCTGCTTTGCCCACCACTGCAGaatcttttccatctttttttatGCTGCTTCAGAGAGCTCTGAAGAGGCAGCTTCTTTTCTAATTCCAAATTTTCCTGGGCAGTGGGGTGACTAATGATTTCTTTCAGTGCTGTCTAAGAAGAACCTTGATGGGAAATGCATCCGAATTGTAACAAAGTGTGAAAACATGAATGATATCTCTGTGTAGATGGATCTCCTTGTTTTTCAAAGCACAGGCTATGCTGGTGCACTTGATCTATCATTTGTCTGGCTGTCAGGGCAATTTCCTATCGAGAGCAACTTCATTTAGAGCGTGGATTTTCCTTAATGAGTATGAAATGGCTCTCATCTCTGGtcctcacagcaaagaaagaattCAGCTAATGAAATTCCTCCTCTAGAGGTATAACTCTGGAGGAAAGGAGCATTAAAGATCTGAATTTGTTGTGCTTGCACCAACAATGTGATCTCTACTCTCTCTGCAGTGTTTATGCTGATTTGTGGAGGAGAATTTCACATTCCAGGAAGAAGGTGATGGAAGCCTTTCACATCCTCGTAAACCAAGTGTGTCTGCAGCCGATCTTAGAGAGCAGGTATTGGCACTTGGGTTTTATGGTACTCTCCAGTTATTTGATCACCACTGTGGGGAaaattttgtttggtttctgaTTTACTGGAGAAAATGGACAGTGTAGGAGTTGTGCTGACATCAGAAGCCTCTTATCCTGCACAGCAGGAATGTCCCAGATGAAGCAATATGAACGGGTACTGGATTGGTGAGTTGTTGGCCCCATCACAGTGAGTTAAGGTACATGGTCCAATCAGTTTGTTAACCTCACTTTATGGCTAAATTGCAAATTCTAATGCTGTGTGTAGAGAAACTGTACTAGAAATAATGCAGTGCTATGGATCATTGAAAGCAATGTTTTTAAACCTGGATACTGATGGCTTTACTGCCCCCTCCTATTTTGAAAGTAGTTAGCTAATAAGAAGTACTTCTTATCTATAGGTCTGTGAGTCATTTCAAAATGACTTTGTTTCTTATTTACTTTGTAAATAAGAGAACTGAAGTGACCCAAAATCGTGTTGCAAATTTGgagacaaaaccaaaaacatggATCTTggttgctgctctgctgggctggTCTCTTTGCCTGCAGTCGTGACAAGTtttcattgaatcacagaatggcctgggttgaaaaggcccacagtgctcacccagtcccaaccccctgctgtgtgcaggtcaccaaccagcagcccaggctgcccagagccacatccagcctggccttgaatgcctgcagggatggggcatctacagcctccttgggcaacctgttcctctTTTCTAGATTGCTGGTCTCTGTAGCTCCCATTCAGCATTTTCTTAACACTGATCCAGTGCAGAGGTCGTTCTACCTTGCTCTGACACTTGGTGCATCAGCAGCAATGGAAGGTTTAGGAGTTATAACAGAAAGATTGCAAGAGGAGCTTGCTTGGCATCTGTTCTTGCATGAGTGAGCACATGCTTTCTGGGAGGTTCACTGATATAATCCCGAGGCATATAATAGAGTGCAATTGCAAAAGTACTACACACCCTTTTCTGCTTATTGCAAGTCTGAGGCATCAGATGATTTGTAAGTCTGTAAGAAGCCTTGTAATTGTAACTGTGGTAACGCTTTGGATCAAGCTGGCTGAAATGTTTGCTAAAGCCATAAAagaattttgtttccatttgacCCTTAGCATCTATGAAAGCGAAGactaaaatctgttttcaaatgTGATTTTGCCTTGATGTATGAAGTATTATTAGTTTGGCTACTGAGCAGAATGTGGAGACTGCATTGTGGAGGCCTTGCCACTGAGTTTTTCACTCTGTTGTGCCattgttttctgcagctgtgaGAATATTCAACCTTATATTGAAGAGTTCCTACAGATCTTTACTTCGGTACTTCAAGAAAGGAGGTGAGTGTGGCTGAAAGAGGCCCATGGGGATGGGCAGCTTGCCTTCCCTTTCCATTCTTTACAGCAGAATTGCCTGAGACATTATTATGAGGGGTTATGATGCATTTGGGAGTTAGAAATCACTCTAACTAGTTGGAAGAGCTGCTGTGAGAGAGTTTCAAACTGCGGTACAGACTTCATTGTAAAGATGGGGAGGAATGTTGTATGACACTGAAGAATATTATTCTTCACTCTCTTTAATCCAGGCCTTCAAAGTGAGGAATAGCAATTTAGCCATAGCTGCCCTGATGAGTTAGGCTGTTATTACTACTTTGTACTTCTCAACCGGGATGACCAAACCAGGAAGATACTCAGTGCTAATGCTGAAGATGCAAAGTAAATGGCAGCACTGGGAATTGGATCTTGTCCTCCTGGCACTGCAGACATTCGGATCACATTCAAATCATAAACCACGTTTTCTATATGATGCCACACTAGGTTACAGTCTTAACACCGTGAGGAGTGTTACAGCTGGGTATGATGTGTTACAGGGAAGTGTTGCTGCAGTATAATGGAAGCAAAGCCAGGGTGATGCATGCTGGAATTCTGTATTGAGTGGGAGACTGTATGTGTTCCCACCTGAGCAGTGAGACAGTCAGAGTAGCATAGCAGCGATGGCACCATGTAACAGGTCTGCAGgtaatttatttctgtagttcAACTGATTAAACTTGCTTTTGCATGGTTAGATTTCTCCGTGACTACGATGAGCTGTTTCCAGTTGAAGATGATGTCAGTCTGCTCCAACAGGCTTCGTCCACGCTGTATCCTTTGCTCTCGCCTCAGGGATTTGCAAACCTGAATGCTCTTGGATTCCTTTATGCTGGTGGCATTTTCACTGTTGCTGCCTCTGGCTAAACTGCGTGGCTGGCAGTAAGAGATGGaaaattttatctttaaaaaaaaaaaaagaggaaaatctcagaatcacagactggttAGAGTTGGAGGGGAAGGGAGCTctggaggccatctggtccagcCCCATAGAAGCACAGCCTTGGGAGTTActgaaaaatacacagctgtttCAAGGTGAGATTAGAATATGTGCATCTAGAACATGAGAAATGTCCTTAATGCTTTTCTCTTAGAGATGAGACCAGGACAGCATATATCCTCCAGGCAGTGGAAAGTGCATGGGAAGGTGTAGACAGGAAAAAAGCACAAGTCATTCAAGATCCAATATCACCATCAGCAGCAGCATGTAATGGAGCATCAGC of the Meleagris gallopavo isolate NT-WF06-2002-E0010 breed Aviagen turkey brand Nicholas breeding stock chromosome 17, Turkey_5.1, whole genome shotgun sequence genome contains:
- the ASCC2 gene encoding activating signal cointegrator 1 complex subunit 2 isoform X1, with translation MPALPLDELQLTEKDPKTGKLRTLPALHPEIKADRSFVLYRPPPVVRDPALVEEFLERAKFIADDLDWLLALPHDKFWCQVIFDETLQKCLDSYLCFAPRKFDVLLDCQPEVSDMQKRLHRGVFLTFLRMSTHKESKDHFITPSVFGEIIYNNFLFDIPKILDLCVLFGKGNGPLLQKMIENIFTQQPSYFGDLDETLPTVLQVFNNILHKCGLQCEGASAEPQKLEERVNVTPGNMPLQELKDIVLYLCDTCTTLWAFLDVFPLACQTFQKHEFCYRLASFYELAIPELESAIKKRHYEDNSVYADLWRRISHSRKKVMEAFHILVNQVCLQPILESSCENIQPYIEEFLQIFTSVLQERRFLRDYDELFPVEDDVSLLQQASSTLDETRTAYILQAVESAWEGVDRKKAQVIQDPISPSAAACNGASAVVEGSTEDGEELGAAYALEDECAGAAAAPTAKVSGVELDSLISQVKDLLPDLGEGFILACLEEYSYSAEQVINNILEDKLVPFLDKLDRTMQRQPKPDPTPLVTARYNVFQNDEFDVFSRDSVDVSRIQKGKRREKDTTRSLLNDKRLVAEQRERYSQYSVVVEELPVQPGEAQLYGEDYEDEYDDTYDGNQVGANDADSDDELISRRPFTTPQVLRLKGQEEGQEEEEEEEEEEEEVEKERPKDHFVQDPAVLRERAEARRLAFLARKGHKHDSSAVVGNTKGHGQNRETVQERRKKEANKSTRANHNRRVMADRKRSKGMIPS